A DNA window from Vigna angularis cultivar LongXiaoDou No.4 chromosome 1, ASM1680809v1, whole genome shotgun sequence contains the following coding sequences:
- the LOC108322906 gene encoding lupeol synthase-like gives MWKLKIAEGGEGLISVNNFIGRQHWEFDPNAGTPEERAEIERVREEYRKNRFSNKQSADLLLRMQLRKEHTCGWIPERVKVTDREKVTEEGLINTMRRGISFYSSIQAHDGHWPAESAGPLFFIQPLVMALYITGSLNAVLGTEHQKEIIRYLYNHQNKDGGWGFHIEGHSTMFGSALSYIALRILGEGPEDGEDRAMARGRKWILDHGGLEAIPSWGKFWVTVLGVYEWSGCNPLPPEIWLLPKYTPIHPGKMLCYCRLVYMPMSYLYGKKFVGPITNLIISLREEMYNQNYGQIDWNKCRSRVAKEDLYYPHPLIQDMLWASLHHVAEPLLNCWPFSMLREKALEVAIDHIRYEDENSRYLCIGSVEKVLCLIARWVENPNSEAYKLHLARIPDYFWLAEDGLKIQSFGSQLWDAALAIQAILSCDLSEDYGSTLQKAHHFVKASQVRENPSGDFEAMHRHISKGAWTFSMQDQGWQVSDCTAEGLKAALLLSQMPVELVGEKMEDDRFYDAVNVILSLQSSNGGFPAWEPQRAYRWLEKFNPTEIFEDTLIEMEYVECTSSAMQGLALFRKLYPKHRRKEIDYCISKAIHYIEKAQNPDGSWFGCWGICYTYGTWFSVKGLTDCGKNYRNSHALRKACDFLLSKQLPNGGWGESYLSSQNKVYTNLEGNRANLVQTSWALMSLIDAGQVEIDPTAVERGIRLLINSQMEDGDFPQQEITGVFMRNCTLNYSSYRNIFPIWVLGEYRRRVFTQTNQML, from the exons ATGTGGAAGTTGAAGATTGCAGAAGGAGGAGAAGGGTTAATTTCCGTGAACAACTTCATCGGACGACAACATTGGGAGTTTGATCCGAATGCCGGAACTCCAGAAGAACGTGCTGAGATTGAAAGAGTGAGAGAGGAATACAGAAAAAATCGGTTTTCTAATAAGCAAAGTGCTGATCTTCTACTCAGAATGCAG CTGAGGAAGGAGCACACGTGTGGTTGGATTCCAGAAAGAGTGAAGGTGACAGACAGAGAGAAAGTTACAGAAGAAGGTTTGATTAATACGATGAGAAGGGGAATCAGTTTTTATTCCTCAATTCAAGCCCATGATGGCCACTGGCCTGCAGAATCTGCTGGTCCTTTGTTTTTCATTCAACCTCTG GTTATGGCACTCTATATTACAGGGTCCCTGAATGCTGTTTTAGGAACAGAACATCAGAAGGAAATTATTCGTTATTTGTATAATCACCAG AACAAAGATGGAGGTTGGGGATTCCATATAGAGGGTCACAGCACAATGTTTGGATCAGCGTTGAGCTACATTGCCTTGAGAATTCTTGGAGAAGGACCTGAAGATGGTGAAGATAGGGCAATGGCTAGAGGCAGAAAATGGATCCTTGACCATGGTGGTTTAGAAGCTATTCCATCATGGGGAAAGTTCTGGGTTACg GTTCTTGGAGTTTATGAGTGGTCAGGGTGTAACCCTCTCCCACCAGAAATATGGCTTTTGCCCAAATACACCCCAATTCATCCAG GAAAAATGTTATGCTACTGTCGCTTAGTTTACATGCCCATGTCATACTTGTATGGGAAGAAGTTTGTGGGTCCTATTACCAACTTAATCATATCACTAAGAGAAGAAATGTACAACCAGAATTATGGTCAAATCGATTGGAATAAATGCCGTAGCAGGGTTGCCAAG GAGGATCTCTACTACCCTCATCCTCTGATTCAAGATATGTTATGGGCATCTCTTCATCACGTGGCAGAGCCTCTTCTGAACTGCTGGCCCTTTTCCATGCTGAGAGAGAAGGCACTAGAAGTTGCAATTGATCACATACGTTACGAGGATGAAAATAGTAGATACCTTTGCATTGGTAGTGTAGAGAAG GTGCTATGTTTGATTGCACGTTGGGTCGAAAATCCCAACTCAGAGGCATACAAACTTCATTTAGCTAGAATCCCTGATTACTTCTGGCTTGCAGAAGATGGCTTGAAAATTCAG AGTTTTGGGTCTCAACTGTGGGATGCAGCATTAGCCATACAAGCAATCCTTTCATGTGATTTGAGTGAAGATTATGGATCTACACTTCAGAAAGCACATCACTTCGTGAAGGCTTCCCAG GTACGTGAAAATCCATCAGGTGACTTCGAAGCAATGCATAGACACATATCCAAAGGAGCATGGACGTTCTCAATGCAGGATCAGGGTTGGCAAGTCTCTGATTGCACAGCAGAAGGATTAAAG GCTGCACTTCTATTGTCACAAATGCCTGTTGAACTAGTTGGTGAGAAAATGGAAGATGATAGATTCTACGATGCTGTGAATGTGATCCTATCTCTTCAG AGCAGCAATGGAGGATTCCCTGCTTGGGAGCCTCAAAGAGCCTACCGTTGGTTAGAG AAATTCAATCCTACTGAAATCTTTGAAGACACTCTCATTGAGATGGA GTATGTTGAGTGCACATCATCGGCAATGCAGGGACTGGCTCTGTTTAGAAAGTTATATCCAAAACACAGAAGAAAGGAAATCGATTATTGCATTTCTAAAGCAATCCATTACATTGAAAAGGCACAAAATCCTGATGGATCatg GTTTGGTTGTTGGGGAATTTGCTACACATATGGCACCTGGTTTTCTGTAAAGGGGTTAACAGACTGTGGAAAAAACTACCGTAACAGTCATGCCTTACGCAAAGCTTGCGATTTTTTGCTGTCAAAGCAGCTTCCTAATGGAGGATGGGGTGAGAGTTACCTGTCAAGCCAAAACAag GTATATACAAATCTAGAAGGCAACAGAGCAAACCTGGTTCAAACATCATGGGCTTTGATGTCCCTTATTGATGCAGGACAG GTTGAGATAGATCCAACAGCAGTAGAGCGTGGAATAAGGTTATTGATCAATTCACAGATGGAAGATGGAGACTTCCCCCAACAG GAGATCACTGGTGTATTTATGAGGAATTGTACTCTAAACTACTCTTCGTACAGAAACATTTTTCCCATATGGGTTCTGGGAGAGTATCGTCGTCGTGTATTTACTCAAACAAATCAAATGCTTTAG
- the LOC108322953 gene encoding probable serine/threonine-protein kinase PBL17 isoform X2, which translates to MGICFSIEDKSNLSVSDSNAKPKPQVGHESAAPIVSINIKDLREGVGYSNVDSFTYEELRLATKHFRPDFILGEGGFGVVYKGVIDHGVRSGYKTTEVAIKELNREGFQGDREWLTEVNYLGQFSHPNLVKLIGYCCEDEHRLLVYEYMASGSLEKHLFRRVGSTLTWSKRMKIALHAARGLAFLHGAERPTIYRDFKTSNILLDEDFNAKLSDFGLAKDGPMGDQTHVSTRVMGTYGYAAPEYVMTGHLTARSDVYGFGVVLLEMLIGRRALDKSRPSREHNLVEWARPLLNHNKKLLKILEPKLEGQYSSKTALKVAHLAYQCLSQNPKGRPLMSQVVEILDNFQSREENEEDQMLQTGASSSITLYEVPKGSNDTPT; encoded by the exons ATGGGGATTTGCTTTAGCATTGAAGACAAGAGCAACCTCTCCGTCTCCGATTCCAACGCTAAGCCAAAGCCTCAAG TAGGTCATGAATCTGCCGCTCCAATTGTTTCCATAAACATCAAAGATCTCCGCGAAGGTGTTGGATACAGCAATGTGGATAGTTTCACGTACGAGGAACTGAGGCTTGCTACGAAGCATTTTCGTCCCGATTTCATCTTGGGAGAAGGAGGCTTCGGAGTTGTATATAAAGGCGTCATAGACCATGGTGTGAGGTCGGGTTACAAGACCACTGAGGTCGCAATTAAGGAACTTAATCGCGAAGGATTTCAAGGAGACAGGGAATGGCTC ACCGAAGTTAACTATTTAGGTCAATTCAGTCACCCTAATCTGGTGAAGCTCATTGGATATTGCTGTGAGGACGAACACCGGTTATTGGTCTATGAATACATGGCAAGTGGGAGCTTGGAGAAACATCTTTTTCGCA GAGTGGGCTCAACATTGACTTGGTCAAAAAGAATGAAGATTGCTTTACATGCTGCGAGGGGGCTGGCTTTTCTTCATGGTGCAGAAAGACCTACTATATATCGTGACTTCAAGACTTCAAATATCTTGCTAGACGAG GATTTCAATGCGAAGCTTTCAGACTTTGGTCTTGCAAAGGATGGCCCAATGGGGGACCAAACCCATGTTTCAACACGAGTAATGGGCACATATGGATATGCTGCTCCCGAGTATGTCATGACTG GTCATTTGACAGCTCGAAGTGATGTATATGGTTTTGGGGTGGTACTACTTGAAATGCTTATTGGTAGAAGGGCATTAGACAAGAGCAGGCCTAGCCGAGAGCACAACTTGGTCGAGTGGGCCCGCCCGCTTCTGAATCATAATAAGAAACTTCTGAAAATTTTAGAACCAAAATTAGAGGGACAATATTCAAGTAAAACTGCATTAAAGGTAGCCCATTTAGCATACCAATGTCTTAGCCAAAACCCGAAAGGAAGACCTCTAATGAGCCAGGTTGTTGAAATTCTCGATAACTTTCAGTCAAGGGAGGAAAATGAGGAAGATCAAATGCTTCAAACTGGTGCTAGCAGTAGTATAACCCTTTACGAGGTTCCCAAGGGCAGCAATGACACTCCAACTTAA
- the LOC108322953 gene encoding probable serine/threonine-protein kinase PBL17 isoform X1, giving the protein MGICFSIEDKSNLSVSDSNAKPKPQGSVGHESAAPIVSINIKDLREGVGYSNVDSFTYEELRLATKHFRPDFILGEGGFGVVYKGVIDHGVRSGYKTTEVAIKELNREGFQGDREWLTEVNYLGQFSHPNLVKLIGYCCEDEHRLLVYEYMASGSLEKHLFRRVGSTLTWSKRMKIALHAARGLAFLHGAERPTIYRDFKTSNILLDEDFNAKLSDFGLAKDGPMGDQTHVSTRVMGTYGYAAPEYVMTGHLTARSDVYGFGVVLLEMLIGRRALDKSRPSREHNLVEWARPLLNHNKKLLKILEPKLEGQYSSKTALKVAHLAYQCLSQNPKGRPLMSQVVEILDNFQSREENEEDQMLQTGASSSITLYEVPKGSNDTPT; this is encoded by the exons ATGGGGATTTGCTTTAGCATTGAAGACAAGAGCAACCTCTCCGTCTCCGATTCCAACGCTAAGCCAAAGCCTCAAG GATCAGTAGGTCATGAATCTGCCGCTCCAATTGTTTCCATAAACATCAAAGATCTCCGCGAAGGTGTTGGATACAGCAATGTGGATAGTTTCACGTACGAGGAACTGAGGCTTGCTACGAAGCATTTTCGTCCCGATTTCATCTTGGGAGAAGGAGGCTTCGGAGTTGTATATAAAGGCGTCATAGACCATGGTGTGAGGTCGGGTTACAAGACCACTGAGGTCGCAATTAAGGAACTTAATCGCGAAGGATTTCAAGGAGACAGGGAATGGCTC ACCGAAGTTAACTATTTAGGTCAATTCAGTCACCCTAATCTGGTGAAGCTCATTGGATATTGCTGTGAGGACGAACACCGGTTATTGGTCTATGAATACATGGCAAGTGGGAGCTTGGAGAAACATCTTTTTCGCA GAGTGGGCTCAACATTGACTTGGTCAAAAAGAATGAAGATTGCTTTACATGCTGCGAGGGGGCTGGCTTTTCTTCATGGTGCAGAAAGACCTACTATATATCGTGACTTCAAGACTTCAAATATCTTGCTAGACGAG GATTTCAATGCGAAGCTTTCAGACTTTGGTCTTGCAAAGGATGGCCCAATGGGGGACCAAACCCATGTTTCAACACGAGTAATGGGCACATATGGATATGCTGCTCCCGAGTATGTCATGACTG GTCATTTGACAGCTCGAAGTGATGTATATGGTTTTGGGGTGGTACTACTTGAAATGCTTATTGGTAGAAGGGCATTAGACAAGAGCAGGCCTAGCCGAGAGCACAACTTGGTCGAGTGGGCCCGCCCGCTTCTGAATCATAATAAGAAACTTCTGAAAATTTTAGAACCAAAATTAGAGGGACAATATTCAAGTAAAACTGCATTAAAGGTAGCCCATTTAGCATACCAATGTCTTAGCCAAAACCCGAAAGGAAGACCTCTAATGAGCCAGGTTGTTGAAATTCTCGATAACTTTCAGTCAAGGGAGGAAAATGAGGAAGATCAAATGCTTCAAACTGGTGCTAGCAGTAGTATAACCCTTTACGAGGTTCCCAAGGGCAGCAATGACACTCCAACTTAA